In Haloplanus rubicundus, one DNA window encodes the following:
- the alaS gene encoding alanine--tRNA ligase has translation MSELEDAYRLDYFEEEGFTRQECASCGAHFWSRVERDTCGEPPCDDYAFIGNPGFDEAYTLEEMREAFLSFFEDNGHERIDPYPVAANRWRDDVLLTQASIYDFQPLVTSGETPPPANPLTISQPCIRMQDIDNVGKTGRHTMAFEMMAHHAFNTREDAADDYAYEGEVYWKDETVEYCDRFFEHMGVDPADVTYIEDPWVGGGNAGPAFEVIYRGLELATLVFMSMEQDPDGEYEMKDGNRYSPMDTYIVDTGYGLERWTWMSQGTPTVYEAIYPEMIDFLTDHAGIDHSAEEEELIREAARLSGYLDIDEVEDLASARSQVAEELGVDAARLSALLEPLEDIYAIADHCRTLAYMLGDGIVPSNVGTGYLARMVLRRTKRLVDGLGIDAPLDELVDMQAERLGYTNRDTIRDMVRTEEGKYRKTLERGSRKVESIAEEYAARDEPIPRETLIELYDSHGIQPDMVADIARDHGARVDVPDDFYGLVAARHEGEGASEAAADRDDRLADLPETDRLFYDDQERTEFEAVVLDVFEREDGYDVVLDQTMFYPEGGGQPADTGTLSTDETTVEVTDVQRRDGVVLHRTDGNPGKGEFARGRVDAERRYSLMRHHTATHVIGYAARQVLGDHVRQAGAQKGTDQSRLDVRHFRRISREEVKEIERVANEVVTDNRPVTQEWPDRHEAEAKHGFDLYQGGVPPGQQIRLIHVDDDVQACAGTHVSQTGDIGAIKILKTEPIQDGVERIVFAAGEAAIEATQRTEDALYEAAEVLDVSPEEVPDTAERFFEEWKERGKQIDRLKEELAEVRAAAADADEVDVGGVSAVIRRMDADADELRATANAIVDEGAVAVLGSAQGGSAQFVVGVPDDVDINAGDVVGRLAAQVGGGGGGPPDFAQGGGPEVDALDDALDDAPDVLRAIRNA, from the coding sequence ATGAGCGAACTCGAAGACGCCTATCGCCTCGATTACTTCGAGGAGGAGGGGTTCACTCGACAGGAGTGTGCCTCCTGTGGCGCACACTTCTGGTCGCGCGTCGAGCGCGACACCTGCGGCGAGCCGCCCTGTGACGACTACGCGTTCATCGGCAATCCGGGCTTCGACGAGGCGTACACGCTGGAGGAGATGCGCGAGGCGTTCCTCTCGTTTTTCGAGGACAACGGCCACGAGCGCATCGATCCCTACCCCGTCGCGGCGAACCGCTGGCGTGACGACGTCCTCCTGACGCAGGCGTCCATCTACGACTTCCAGCCGCTGGTCACGTCGGGCGAGACGCCGCCGCCCGCGAACCCCCTGACGATCAGTCAGCCCTGCATCCGGATGCAGGACATCGACAACGTGGGCAAGACCGGCCGGCACACGATGGCCTTCGAGATGATGGCCCACCACGCGTTCAACACCCGCGAGGACGCCGCCGACGACTACGCTTACGAGGGCGAGGTGTACTGGAAAGACGAGACGGTCGAGTACTGCGACCGCTTCTTCGAGCACATGGGCGTCGACCCCGCGGACGTCACCTACATCGAGGATCCGTGGGTGGGCGGGGGCAACGCCGGCCCGGCGTTCGAGGTGATCTACCGCGGCCTCGAACTCGCCACGCTCGTTTTCATGTCGATGGAGCAGGACCCCGACGGCGAGTACGAGATGAAAGACGGCAACCGCTACAGCCCGATGGACACCTACATCGTCGACACGGGCTACGGGCTGGAGCGGTGGACGTGGATGAGTCAGGGGACCCCCACCGTCTACGAGGCCATCTACCCCGAGATGATCGACTTCCTCACGGACCACGCGGGGATCGATCACTCCGCGGAGGAGGAGGAACTCATCCGCGAGGCCGCCCGCCTCTCGGGCTATCTCGACATCGACGAAGTCGAGGACCTCGCGTCGGCGCGTTCCCAGGTGGCCGAGGAACTCGGCGTCGACGCCGCGCGTCTCTCGGCCCTGCTCGAACCCCTCGAGGATATCTACGCCATCGCTGATCACTGTCGAACCCTCGCCTATATGCTCGGCGACGGCATCGTCCCCTCGAACGTCGGGACGGGCTATCTGGCGCGGATGGTGCTCCGGCGGACCAAGCGCCTCGTCGACGGGTTGGGTATCGACGCGCCGCTCGACGAACTCGTCGACATGCAGGCCGAACGGCTGGGCTACACCAACCGCGACACCATCCGCGACATGGTGCGGACCGAGGAGGGCAAGTACCGGAAGACGCTCGAACGCGGCTCCCGCAAGGTCGAGAGCATCGCGGAGGAGTACGCCGCCCGCGACGAACCCATCCCCCGCGAGACGCTGATCGAACTCTACGACTCCCACGGCATCCAGCCGGACATGGTCGCCGACATCGCGCGGGACCACGGCGCTAGGGTCGACGTGCCCGACGACTTCTACGGGCTGGTCGCGGCGCGACACGAGGGCGAAGGGGCGTCGGAGGCGGCCGCCGACCGCGACGACCGCCTCGCGGACCTGCCCGAGACCGACCGCCTGTTCTACGACGACCAGGAGCGCACGGAGTTCGAAGCGGTCGTTCTCGACGTGTTCGAGCGCGAGGACGGCTACGACGTCGTGCTCGATCAGACGATGTTCTACCCCGAAGGCGGGGGGCAACCGGCCGACACGGGCACCCTCTCGACCGACGAGACGACGGTCGAGGTGACAGACGTACAGCGCCGCGACGGCGTGGTCCTTCACCGCACGGACGGCAATCCGGGCAAAGGCGAGTTCGCCCGCGGTCGGGTCGACGCCGAGCGCCGCTACAGCCTGATGCGCCACCACACGGCGACCCACGTCATCGGCTACGCCGCGCGGCAGGTCCTCGGCGACCACGTCCGACAGGCCGGCGCCCAGAAGGGGACCGACCAGTCCCGCCTCGACGTGCGACACTTCCGGCGCATCAGCCGCGAGGAGGTGAAAGAAATCGAGCGCGTCGCCAACGAGGTGGTGACGGACAACCGCCCGGTCACCCAGGAGTGGCCGGATCGCCACGAGGCGGAGGCGAAACACGGCTTCGACCTGTATCAGGGGGGTGTCCCCCCCGGCCAGCAGATCCGCCTCATCCACGTCGACGACGACGTGCAGGCGTGTGCCGGCACGCACGTCTCACAGACGGGTGACATCGGCGCCATCAAGATCCTCAAAACGGAGCCGATCCAAGACGGCGTCGAGCGCATCGTCTTCGCGGCGGGCGAGGCGGCCATCGAGGCGACCCAGCGCACGGAGGACGCCCTCTACGAGGCGGCAGAGGTCCTCGACGTGTCGCCCGAGGAGGTGCCCGACACGGCCGAACGCTTCTTCGAGGAGTGGAAAGAGCGGGGCAAGCAGATCGACCGCCTGAAGGAGGAACTCGCGGAGGTGCGCGCGGCCGCGGCCGACGCCGACGAGGTCGACGTCGGCGGCGTGAGCGCCGTGATCCGGCGGATGGACGCCGACGCCGACGAACTCCGGGCCACCGCGAACGCCATCGTCGACGAGGGGGCGGTGGCCGTCCTCGGGAGTGCCCAGGGTGGGAGCGCCCAGTTCGTCGTCGGCGTCCCCGACGACGTGGACATCAACGCCGGCGACGTCGTGGGACGCCTCGCGGCACAGGTCGGCGGCGGCGGCGGCGGCCCCCCCGACTTCGCGCAGGGCGGCGGCCCCGAGGTGGACGCCCTCGACGACGCCCTCGACGACGCTCCCGACGTGCTCCGGGCGATCCGGAACGCGTAA
- a CDS encoding DUF429 domain-containing protein produces MTAVGVDWASGCWVVVVHEGDDATITTEPAMLNVWREHGRGADAVLVDIPIGLPETAPRACDRAAASLLGERHSSVFDVPCRAAVDAGGYEAARAENGGRLGSQSWGLVPRIREVDCFLDAHPAAEAHVYESHPEVCYAAFAARTDADDPGSKRETEGLDARLAILDAVDEAFGAAVRAFVEDRRTGPQWHHRIQSGRLDDVLDAAVLALTARGGSFGVLPAGRDADDRQVIVYPDDGA; encoded by the coding sequence ATGACAGCCGTCGGCGTCGACTGGGCGAGTGGGTGCTGGGTCGTCGTCGTCCACGAGGGAGACGACGCGACCATCACGACCGAACCGGCCATGCTCAACGTGTGGCGCGAGCACGGCCGCGGGGCCGACGCCGTCCTCGTCGACATCCCCATCGGCCTGCCGGAGACGGCCCCCCGCGCCTGCGACCGGGCGGCCGCCTCCCTGCTCGGCGAGCGACACAGTTCGGTCTTCGACGTGCCCTGTCGCGCGGCCGTCGACGCCGGCGGCTACGAGGCGGCGCGAGCCGAGAACGGCGGCCGTCTCGGGAGTCAGAGCTGGGGCCTCGTCCCACGAATCCGCGAGGTCGACTGCTTTCTCGACGCCCACCCCGCGGCCGAGGCGCACGTCTACGAGAGCCACCCCGAGGTGTGTTACGCGGCGTTCGCCGCCCGGACGGACGCCGACGACCCCGGCTCGAAGCGAGAGACCGAGGGACTGGACGCGCGGCTGGCGATCCTCGACGCCGTCGACGAGGCGTTCGGCGCCGCGGTGCGTGCCTTCGTCGAGGACCGGCGCACCGGCCCGCAGTGGCACCACCGCATCCAGTCCGGACGCCTCGACGACGTCCTCGACGCGGCCGTACTCGCGCTCACGGCGAGAGGGGGATCGTTCGGCGTCCTGCCCGCAGGTCGGGACGCCGACGACCGGCAGGTGATCGTCTACCCGGACGACGGGGCGTGA
- a CDS encoding LAGLIDADG family homing endonuclease codes for MSDAEGATGREIWIEKYRPETLDDVKGQDDIVDRLRSYIAQDDLPHLLFSGPAGVGKCVTGETPVLTNRGVERIGDVVGEVDGFEEPDAGVEVLTFRDDGSFEFTTPSHVFGKTTDDLVRVTTRDGNDLTVTPEHRLLAVTHDGLEWVRAGNLSAGTRVVRPRRTPLPEGDGHLDWMDAMDGDRTVVHVTESFAADHDIPVEENYVGKKKRAVAGFRRGESDATIAAAAGTTTKTVRSYRRNLDTALDEPSTVCSLSYLRGLDVSRDELRTHVTAVQYVTRNNQRSEPITPPWELTPALASFVGLAVSEAQIDGGRVKFYNTDDDLLDRFETVAESVFGLEPREGAQDDVPYRELHTRTLTHFLGACFDVGGGTVGIGSTLVRADEASRAAFLRAVFDAEAHVTEHGIIELTQKDEHLVTLLSYLLSGFGIPSRRKRERKAPTNGSGTAREYHTLYVSSARHLERFAEHVGFTLDEKAERLATNAARDPNPNDDTVPTQAAVDTLCEQLYLTKGDYVPDSLNPDTPGREQYLDCVDELVDAATARLDDAQRTLERIDELAADLDAVAAIPATWIGTRGELEPIETRRTLAAQVGVRSDRLLEYADGRRTPSTDRTVELLDQLHEDGVDVEHVRATLRNAIETLDVPYAHVADGTDMHGTDVQSLLDGGNDLGSLTRFRTIADRVRSIASGLPSAAVLDALTTLHTLTSGDLYFDEVESVESVDEPRRVYDLTVPETRNYVAGGVPSVMHNTTCATAIAREVYGDDWRGNFLELNASDQRGIDVVRDRIKNFARSSFGGFDYRVIFLDEADSLCVPPGTEVVTGYPSSPEVKPIEEVADDGEPIQSVDFETNEIQSDKGTLVDSGVADFFEIELEDGRTILASLTHPFFVVGEDGRLVEKELRDLSPGDEIADFKDDIGVSQCEICDAWTAGRFCSVDCKDEGHSRDMRGEKNPMHGTTWSDERRREIVEKLSDGRLAGENNPNYGGEFHGVHVWEMDNETVEWVRKTISEMRSGTPWEEWVVDADAERVKEGIGNSSAEWWASLDDDERAAIIQKSVENCDYPVCDISGDNNPMRDPEVAQKVSDALQGHEPTGGNVRHSDELGHLVRSDWEYEVGKALQDAGIDYEYEPSFELSESVYHPDFLVGDTIIEVKGVAELWGQTEKVEEFLDIYGDEYTFVVVGDGDLPHHEHYERAEFEPAVLSDGGLRAVQTAEISRIDYSHRGEAYNISMEGTPNFMLANGVLTHNTSDAQSALRRTMEQFADNTRFILSCNYSSRIIDPIQSRCAVFRFSPLPDEAIAAQAREIAEAEGIEMTEDGLDALVYAAGGDMRRVINTLQAAATTGDVVDDEAVYLVTSTARPEEIESMVEAAIEGDFPRARSTLETLLVDSGMAGGDVIDQLHRSAWEFDLDDRRTVQLMERLGEADYRITEGANERVQLEAMLAALALEDE; via the coding sequence ATGAGCGATGCCGAGGGGGCGACGGGCCGGGAAATCTGGATCGAGAAGTACCGTCCGGAGACCCTCGACGACGTGAAGGGACAGGACGACATCGTCGACCGCCTGCGGAGCTACATCGCACAGGACGACCTTCCGCACCTCCTGTTTTCGGGTCCGGCCGGGGTTGGCAAGTGCGTAACCGGCGAGACGCCGGTCCTGACGAACCGTGGCGTCGAGCGAATCGGTGACGTCGTCGGGGAGGTGGACGGGTTCGAAGAGCCGGACGCGGGGGTGGAAGTGTTGACGTTCCGCGACGACGGGTCGTTCGAATTCACGACGCCGTCGCACGTCTTCGGAAAGACGACGGACGACCTCGTCCGTGTCACGACGCGAGACGGAAACGACCTGACCGTAACGCCGGAACACAGACTCCTGGCCGTGACTCACGACGGACTGGAGTGGGTGCGTGCCGGCAACCTCTCCGCCGGGACCCGCGTCGTCCGTCCCCGCCGAACGCCGCTGCCCGAGGGCGACGGTCACCTCGACTGGATGGACGCGATGGACGGTGACCGAACCGTCGTTCACGTCACGGAGTCGTTCGCCGCCGACCACGACATCCCGGTCGAGGAGAACTACGTCGGCAAAAAGAAGCGCGCGGTCGCCGGCTTCCGACGTGGGGAATCGGACGCCACTATCGCGGCCGCCGCCGGCACTACGACGAAGACTGTCCGATCGTACCGCCGGAATCTCGACACCGCGCTGGACGAACCGAGCACCGTCTGCTCGCTGTCGTACCTCCGCGGCCTCGACGTTTCCCGCGACGAACTACGCACGCACGTCACCGCCGTCCAGTACGTCACCCGGAACAACCAGCGTTCCGAGCCGATCACGCCGCCGTGGGAACTCACGCCTGCGCTGGCGTCTTTCGTCGGACTGGCCGTGAGCGAGGCCCAAATCGACGGCGGTCGGGTGAAGTTCTACAACACGGACGACGACCTGCTCGACCGGTTCGAGACCGTCGCCGAGTCGGTGTTCGGTCTCGAACCACGTGAGGGAGCACAGGACGACGTTCCGTACCGCGAGCTTCACACGCGGACGCTGACGCACTTCCTCGGCGCCTGTTTCGACGTCGGCGGCGGGACGGTCGGCATCGGTTCCACGCTCGTCCGCGCCGACGAGGCGAGTCGGGCGGCGTTCCTCCGTGCCGTCTTCGACGCCGAGGCCCACGTTACCGAACACGGGATTATCGAGTTGACACAGAAGGACGAACACCTCGTCACGCTCCTCTCGTACTTGCTCTCGGGATTCGGCATCCCGAGTCGACGCAAGCGCGAGCGGAAGGCGCCGACGAACGGTTCGGGGACTGCACGCGAGTATCACACGCTGTACGTCTCCAGCGCCCGCCATCTCGAACGGTTCGCGGAACACGTCGGCTTCACGCTCGACGAGAAGGCGGAACGGCTCGCCACCAACGCTGCCCGCGACCCGAATCCGAACGACGATACGGTACCGACACAGGCCGCCGTCGACACGCTCTGTGAGCAGCTCTACCTGACGAAAGGCGACTACGTCCCCGACAGTCTGAACCCCGACACCCCCGGTCGAGAGCAGTATCTCGACTGCGTCGACGAACTCGTCGACGCGGCGACGGCGCGTCTCGACGACGCACAGCGGACGCTCGAACGGATCGACGAACTCGCCGCGGACCTCGATGCAGTCGCTGCGATTCCCGCGACGTGGATCGGCACGCGCGGCGAACTGGAGCCAATCGAGACGCGACGAACCCTCGCCGCGCAGGTCGGCGTCCGATCCGACCGACTACTGGAGTACGCAGACGGTCGCCGAACGCCCAGCACCGACCGAACGGTCGAACTGCTCGATCAGCTTCACGAGGATGGCGTCGACGTCGAGCACGTTCGAGCGACGCTCCGGAACGCCATCGAGACGCTGGACGTTCCCTACGCACACGTCGCGGACGGAACGGACATGCACGGGACGGACGTACAGAGCCTCCTCGACGGTGGCAACGATCTCGGGTCGCTGACGCGGTTCCGAACCATCGCGGATCGCGTTCGGTCGATCGCGTCCGGCCTCCCGTCCGCGGCGGTCCTCGACGCACTCACGACGTTACACACGCTCACCAGCGGCGACCTCTATTTCGACGAGGTCGAATCCGTCGAGTCGGTCGACGAACCCCGGCGCGTCTACGATCTCACCGTCCCCGAGACCCGCAACTACGTCGCCGGTGGCGTGCCGTCGGTGATGCACAACACCACCTGCGCCACGGCCATCGCCCGCGAGGTGTACGGCGACGACTGGCGGGGCAACTTCCTCGAACTCAACGCCTCCGACCAGCGCGGCATCGACGTGGTGCGCGACCGGATCAAGAACTTCGCGCGGTCGAGTTTCGGCGGGTTCGACTATCGGGTGATCTTCCTCGACGAGGCGGACTCGTTGTGCGTGCCGCCCGGGACCGAAGTCGTAACCGGATATCCGTCAAGTCCGGAGGTAAAACCGATAGAGGAGGTGGCTGACGACGGTGAGCCGATCCAGTCAGTCGATTTCGAGACGAACGAGATCCAGTCCGACAAAGGGACACTCGTCGACTCCGGCGTCGCGGATTTCTTCGAAATCGAACTGGAAGATGGCCGGACGATACTGGCGAGTCTGACTCACCCCTTCTTCGTCGTCGGCGAGGACGGCCGCCTCGTCGAGAAGGAGCTTCGGGACCTGTCTCCGGGCGACGAAATCGCCGATTTCAAAGACGACATCGGCGTGTCGCAGTGTGAAATCTGTGACGCATGGACTGCGGGCCGGTTCTGCTCGGTCGACTGCAAGGACGAGGGGCACAGCCGAGACATGCGCGGCGAAAAGAATCCGATGCACGGGACGACGTGGTCGGACGAGCGCCGACGAGAGATCGTCGAGAAACTCTCGGATGGACGACTTGCGGGCGAAAACAACCCGAACTACGGCGGAGAGTTCCACGGGGTCCACGTCTGGGAGATGGACAACGAGACGGTCGAGTGGGTCCGAAAAACGATCAGTGAGATGCGCTCGGGGACTCCGTGGGAGGAGTGGGTTGTCGACGCCGACGCGGAACGGGTAAAGGAGGGCATTGGGAATTCTTCCGCGGAGTGGTGGGCGAGTCTGGACGACGACGAGAGAGCCGCGATCATTCAGAAGAGCGTCGAAAACTGTGATTACCCGGTCTGTGACATCAGCGGCGACAACAACCCGATGCGTGATCCCGAGGTCGCACAGAAGGTCTCGGACGCACTGCAGGGACACGAGCCGACTGGTGGGAACGTCAGACACAGCGACGAACTCGGACACCTCGTCCGGTCCGACTGGGAGTACGAGGTCGGAAAGGCGCTGCAGGACGCGGGCATCGACTACGAGTACGAACCGTCGTTCGAACTGTCCGAATCGGTGTACCATCCCGACTTCTTGGTCGGCGATACGATAATCGAGGTCAAAGGGGTCGCCGAACTGTGGGGACAGACGGAGAAGGTGGAGGAGTTCCTCGACATCTACGGCGACGAATACACGTTCGTCGTCGTCGGCGACGGCGATCTTCCCCATCACGAACACTACGAACGAGCGGAGTTCGAGCCTGCGGTCCTTTCGGACGGCGGGCTACGTGCGGTTCAAACTGCAGAAATCAGCCGCATCGACTACAGTCACCGTGGCGAAGCCTACAACATCAGCATGGAGGGAACGCCGAACTTCATGCTCGCCAACGGGGTTCTGACCCACAACACCTCCGACGCCCAGTCAGCCCTCCGCCGCACGATGGAGCAGTTCGCCGACAACACCCGCTTCATCCTCTCGTGTAACTACTCCAGCCGGATCATCGACCCCATCCAGTCCCGGTGTGCGGTCTTCCGGTTCTCGCCGCTCCCGGACGAGGCCATCGCGGCGCAGGCCCGGGAAATCGCGGAGGCCGAAGGCATCGAGATGACCGAAGACGGTCTCGACGCCCTCGTCTACGCCGCCGGCGGCGACATGCGGCGGGTGATCAACACGCTCCAGGCGGCGGCGACGACGGGCGACGTCGTCGACGACGAAGCGGTGTATCTGGTGACGAGTACCGCCCGGCCCGAGGAGATCGAGTCCATGGTCGAGGCCGCCATCGAGGGTGACTTCCCGCGGGCGCGCTCCACCCTGGAGACCCTCCTCGTCGACTCCGGGATGGCCGGCGGCGACGTGATCGATCAACTGCACCGGTCGGCGTGGGAGTTCGACCTCGACGACCGCCGGACCGTCCAGTTGATGGAACGGCTCGGCGAGGCCGACTACCGCATCACCGAGGGGGCGAACGAGCGGGTGCAGTTGGAGGCGATGCTGGCGGCGCTGGCGCTCGAAGACGAGTGA
- the upp gene encoding uracil phosphoribosyltransferase: MTIEDREEAYLVTHALAKDTLSKIRDVETEQVAFRKGLVKLGRICGYEIIDGAMDTEYVAIETPMAETTGERVKGLDDVVIINVLRAATPFVEGLLKAFPRAKQGVISAGRDEEAGMNEDGEFPITVDYVKLPEIRETDTVIVADPMLATGSTMCAVLDYVLADADPENLFVLSAVSAPDGLLRVGEAVPEADLLTVAIDDHLDENGFIVPGLGDAGDRAFRTK; this comes from the coding sequence ATGACCATCGAGGATCGAGAGGAGGCGTATCTCGTCACGCACGCGCTCGCCAAGGACACGCTCTCGAAGATTCGCGACGTGGAGACGGAACAGGTGGCCTTCCGGAAGGGGCTGGTGAAACTCGGCCGCATCTGTGGCTACGAGATCATCGACGGCGCGATGGACACGGAGTACGTCGCCATCGAGACGCCGATGGCCGAAACCACCGGCGAGCGGGTGAAGGGGTTAGACGACGTGGTGATCATCAACGTCCTCCGCGCGGCGACGCCGTTCGTCGAGGGGCTGTTGAAGGCCTTCCCCCGCGCCAAACAGGGCGTCATCAGCGCCGGCCGCGACGAGGAGGCCGGCATGAACGAGGACGGCGAGTTCCCCATCACCGTCGACTACGTGAAACTCCCCGAGATTCGGGAGACGGACACGGTCATCGTCGCCGACCCGATGCTCGCCACCGGGTCGACGATGTGTGCCGTCCTCGACTACGTGCTGGCGGACGCCGACCCCGAGAACCTCTTCGTCCTCTCGGCGGTCAGCGCCCCCGACGGCCTCCTCCGGGTCGGCGAGGCCGTCCCCGAGGCCGACCTGCTGACCGTCGCCATCGACGACCACCTCGACGAGAACGGCTTCATCGTCCCCGGACTGGGTGACGCGGGTGACCGCGCCTTCCGGACGAAGTAA
- a CDS encoding IMPACT family protein, whose amino-acid sequence MAETYRTVAGEGECRVEVNGSTFLGFAGPARSVADAEAFVASVNDAYPDARHVVPAYRVPEDEGDADGLLREWCSDDGEPSGSSGDPALNVLVQRDLRNVVAAVVRYKNGPNLGVGGLARSYSRAVADAVDDAGVVEERPHERFTATVDYDDSGTVRGILESVGVEFDAAYEARVTFEVRVPVADADGLRDRLRSATGGRVELS is encoded by the coding sequence ATGGCCGAGACGTACCGCACCGTCGCCGGCGAGGGGGAGTGTCGGGTCGAGGTGAACGGCTCGACGTTTCTCGGCTTCGCCGGCCCGGCGCGGTCCGTCGCGGACGCGGAGGCGTTCGTCGCGTCCGTGAACGACGCGTATCCCGACGCTCGCCACGTCGTCCCCGCGTACCGCGTCCCCGAGGACGAGGGCGACGCGGACGGCCTGCTGCGGGAGTGGTGCAGCGACGACGGCGAGCCGTCCGGCTCGTCGGGCGATCCGGCGCTGAACGTCCTCGTCCAGCGTGACCTCCGGAACGTCGTCGCCGCCGTCGTGCGCTACAAGAACGGTCCGAACCTCGGCGTCGGCGGGCTGGCGCGGTCGTACTCGCGGGCCGTCGCCGACGCCGTCGACGACGCGGGCGTCGTCGAGGAACGGCCCCACGAGCGGTTCACGGCCACCGTCGACTACGACGACTCCGGTACCGTCCGCGGCATCCTCGAAAGCGTGGGCGTCGAGTTCGACGCCGCCTACGAGGCCCGGGTGACCTTCGAGGTGCGCGTCCCCGTCGCCGACGCGGACGGCCTCCGTGACCGCCTGCGGAGCGCGACCGGTGGCCGGGTCGAGTTGTCATGA
- a CDS encoding amino acid-binding protein, with protein MFDEIMGKFEGSPSQQAVIRLLLERGFSVNDEGRVVSGGIEIPNTGIAREIDVDRRVVDSTTDAILDDPELRRIFQNITAIPSLMDLAPVLHLSVLTVWVDDETESGIVADVTTAIADRDISIRQVISEDPEFVDDPKLYVITDAALPGDLLVEIRDLPYVRRVEF; from the coding sequence ATGTTCGACGAGATCATGGGGAAATTCGAGGGGAGTCCGAGCCAGCAGGCGGTGATCCGACTCCTGCTCGAACGGGGCTTCTCCGTCAACGACGAGGGACGGGTCGTCTCCGGCGGCATCGAGATTCCCAACACGGGCATCGCCCGCGAAATCGACGTGGACCGCCGCGTCGTCGACTCGACGACCGACGCCATCCTCGACGACCCCGAACTCCGTCGCATCTTTCAGAACATCACCGCCATCCCCAGCCTGATGGACCTCGCGCCCGTCCTCCACCTCTCCGTGCTGACGGTCTGGGTCGACGACGAGACGGAATCGGGCATCGTCGCCGACGTGACGACCGCCATCGCGGACCGGGACATCTCCATCCGGCAGGTGATCAGCGAGGACCCCGAGTTCGTCGACGACCCCAAACTGTACGTCATCACCGACGCTGCCCTCCCCGGCGACCTGCTGGTCGAGATTCGCGACCTGCCGTACGTCCGCCGGGTCGAGTTCTGA
- a CDS encoding SDR family NAD(P)-dependent oxidoreductase, producing MSDERIQPPEIHAEDILILDEPAFCSDNVAVVTGAASGIGRATAIALAANGLTVAATDIDEDGLAETKARSEEQAPSGRITTIPGDLTSDTDIEEIVADAADLGTIKYLLNIAGAQHISPISEFPMDAYDRLHAIMLRAPLYLTKLCLPEMQESADGRGCIGNMCSAHGHYVTADKVAYNISKFGIRGLTQSIAAEGDGAIRSFSVSTEYVKTPLVTDQIPDTAEQRGLTPEEVVSDVMLAESRSTEMMEPIEVANLFTFGLSHHGQHLNGADLRWDGGMTLTY from the coding sequence ATGTCAGATGAACGAATACAACCGCCGGAGATTCACGCCGAGGACATCTTGATCCTGGATGAGCCGGCATTCTGCAGTGACAACGTCGCGGTCGTGACGGGTGCAGCGAGCGGGATCGGGCGAGCGACGGCCATCGCCTTAGCGGCCAATGGCCTGACGGTCGCGGCGACGGACATCGACGAGGACGGGTTGGCGGAGACGAAAGCCCGGAGCGAGGAACAGGCGCCCAGCGGACGGATTACGACGATTCCCGGTGATCTGACCAGCGATACGGACATCGAGGAGATCGTCGCGGACGCGGCGGACCTCGGGACGATCAAATATCTGCTGAACATCGCGGGCGCACAGCACATCAGTCCGATTTCGGAGTTCCCGATGGACGCCTACGATCGACTCCACGCGATTATGCTCAGAGCGCCGCTCTATCTCACAAAATTGTGTCTCCCCGAGATGCAGGAGTCGGCCGATGGGCGAGGCTGTATCGGGAACATGTGTTCCGCACACGGCCACTATGTGACCGCGGACAAGGTCGCGTACAACATCTCCAAATTCGGGATTCGTGGCTTGACCCAATCGATCGCGGCGGAAGGCGACGGGGCGATCAGATCCTTCTCCGTGAGCACGGAGTACGTCAAGACACCGCTGGTCACCGACCAGATTCCGGACACCGCCGAACAGCGGGGACTCACGCCGGAAGAAGTCGTGAGCGACGTCATGCTCGCCGAATCACGCTCGACGGAGATGATGGAGCCGATCGAGGTGGCCAACCTGTTCACGTTCGGGCTCTCCCACCACGGGCAGCATCTGAACGGCGCCGATCTCAGGTGGGACGGCGGGATGACGCTGACCTACTGA